Proteins from a genomic interval of Papaver somniferum cultivar HN1 chromosome 4, ASM357369v1, whole genome shotgun sequence:
- the LOC113271651 gene encoding uncharacterized protein LOC113271651 isoform X2, with protein sequence MVVAQGMEGEREGKTMAALRPRSRQWTAKVRGGSSSNSKSLRSTDVSDPSLVVPIRSNAKPKFTTKDRHDYVRPYAMDAISVYNERAGTKYELVEPGNITTVLLSRRRLHHIDFTAKKTDVADAPVEMFFAELITLNKVRSVECCRCMGPKKSISGD encoded by the exons ATGGTGGTTGCTCAAGGTATGGAGGGAGAGAGAGAGGGTAAAACAATGGCGGCTCTGCGGCCACGTTCTAGGCAATGGACAGCTAAGGTACGGGGCGGTAGTTCTTCTAACTCAAAAAGTTTGCGTTCGACGGATGTCTCTGATCCTTCACTCGTTGTGCCTATTCG GTCTAATGCTAAACCCAAGTTCACAACTAAAGACCGCCATGATTATGTGAGGCCATATGCAATGGATGCCATAAGTGTCTATAACGAACGAGCA GGTACAAAATATGAGCTGGTGGAGCCTGGTAACATTACAACTGTGCTTCTTTCGAGACGCCGTCTTCACCATATCGACTTCACGGCTAAAAAGACTGATGTTGCTGATGCTCCAGTGGAGATGTTTTTTGCTGAACTGATAACTCTCAACAAGGTTCGCTCCGTCGAGTGCTGCAGATGCATGGGGccaaaaaaatcaatttctg GAGATTAA
- the LOC113271651 gene encoding uncharacterized protein LOC113271651 isoform X1, which produces MVVAQGMEGEREGKTMAALRPRSRQWTAKVRGGSSSNSKSLRSTDVSDPSLVVPIRSNAKPKFTTKDRHDYVRPYAMDAISVYNERAGTKYELVEPGNITTVLLSRRRLHHIDFTAKKTDVADAPVEMFFAELITLNKVRSVECCRCMGPKKSISGLYFTCRCGLVHLLLLVLGALFCLLIDLFVNRRSLL; this is translated from the exons ATGGTGGTTGCTCAAGGTATGGAGGGAGAGAGAGAGGGTAAAACAATGGCGGCTCTGCGGCCACGTTCTAGGCAATGGACAGCTAAGGTACGGGGCGGTAGTTCTTCTAACTCAAAAAGTTTGCGTTCGACGGATGTCTCTGATCCTTCACTCGTTGTGCCTATTCG GTCTAATGCTAAACCCAAGTTCACAACTAAAGACCGCCATGATTATGTGAGGCCATATGCAATGGATGCCATAAGTGTCTATAACGAACGAGCA GGTACAAAATATGAGCTGGTGGAGCCTGGTAACATTACAACTGTGCTTCTTTCGAGACGCCGTCTTCACCATATCGACTTCACGGCTAAAAAGACTGATGTTGCTGATGCTCCAGTGGAGATGTTTTTTGCTGAACTGATAACTCTCAACAAGGTTCGCTCCGTCGAGTGCTGCAGATGCATGGGGccaaaaaaatcaatttctgGTTTGTATTTTACATGTAGATGTGGACTCGTTCATCTCTTACTGCTAGTGTTAGGTGCATTGTTTtgcttgctaattgatttgtttgtCAATCGGAGATCACTATTATGA